TAGTAATAGAAATTTCACCTTATTCTTTTACACAAGTAAGATTAAAAATAGATGATTTAAAGCCCAAAAAAACAAGATTAGATTTAGACTCTATAAGTACCTCAACACGTCTTAATTTAGATTCTACTACAGGTACAAAAACCAAGGTAAACTCCTTAACACGTCTTAACTTAGATGAATATGGACAAAAATTAAATATAAAACAAATTGGAGAATCCTCTGTACAAACTACTATGTATGTAATTGATTTATCTATTGATGAGTCTGGAAAAAAGCCTATTAAAAGAACTCTTTCAGAATGGGAACTGCTTACGGAAAAAGCTAATAAGATTATAGATAAAGAGATTATAGGGGATTCTGATATAGAAGAAGCTGTAAAATTATATAACAAAGCTTTGGAAC
The sequence above is drawn from the Blastocatellia bacterium genome and encodes:
- a CDS encoding tetratricopeptide repeat protein; this translates as MKIVNENLINSIIKKAYFYLPKILLSLILVIEISPYSFTQVRLKIDDLKPKKTRLDLDSISTSTRLNLDSTTGTKTKVNSLTRLNLDEYGQKLNIKQIGESSVQTTMYVIDLSIDESGKKPIKRTLSEWELLTEKANKIIDKEIIGDSDIEEAVKLYNKALELNPKTILPYLGLGYAHLRVRNFEKSVFYYQEATKQNPKNIEAKTNLAVAIYYTGKIDEAIKEYTEALTLSKNLSPELNFNLAIA